One segment of Pseudobythopirellula maris DNA contains the following:
- a CDS encoding AAA family ATPase has product MTVASPEEVARESAERFVQRFDMIRTEVGKFIVGQHRLVEDVLLAIVCGGHVLLEGVPGLGKTALVHSFSEALDLKFQRIQFTPDLLPADIVGTQVLVDREGHKRLEFAPGPVFCNLLLADEINRATPKTQSALLETMQEHSVTVAGQTHKLGSPFFVLATQNPIEQDGTYPLPEAQLDRFFFKLLVASPSHDDYAEILNRTGGNHRPTVSPVVSGEDILEMGATLRETPIDETVRDYLIRVVRATHPENEEAPEAVKRFVRHGASPRGAQAMLAASRARALLAGRFHVSRDDVAEVAVPALRHRIILGFEGEADGVRTDRVIRDVLEALG; this is encoded by the coding sequence ATGACGGTCGCCAGCCCTGAAGAAGTCGCCCGCGAATCGGCGGAGAGGTTTGTCCAGCGTTTCGACATGATCCGCACGGAGGTCGGCAAATTCATTGTCGGCCAGCACCGGCTGGTCGAGGACGTGCTCTTGGCGATCGTGTGCGGCGGCCACGTGCTCTTGGAGGGCGTGCCGGGTCTCGGCAAAACGGCCCTGGTCCACTCGTTCTCCGAGGCGTTGGACCTGAAGTTCCAGCGCATCCAGTTCACGCCCGACCTGCTGCCGGCCGACATCGTCGGCACCCAGGTGCTCGTCGACCGCGAGGGGCACAAGCGGCTCGAGTTCGCCCCGGGCCCGGTGTTCTGCAACTTGCTCTTGGCCGACGAGATCAACCGCGCCACGCCCAAGACCCAGTCGGCCCTGCTCGAGACGATGCAAGAGCACAGCGTGACGGTGGCGGGCCAGACCCACAAACTCGGCTCGCCGTTCTTCGTGCTGGCCACCCAGAACCCGATCGAGCAAGACGGCACCTACCCGCTGCCCGAGGCGCAGCTCGACCGGTTCTTCTTCAAGCTGCTGGTCGCCTCGCCCTCGCACGACGACTACGCCGAGATCCTCAACCGCACGGGCGGCAACCACCGCCCAACCGTCTCGCCGGTCGTCTCGGGCGAAGACATCCTGGAGATGGGCGCCACGCTGCGTGAAACGCCGATCGACGAGACCGTGCGTGACTACCTGATCCGCGTGGTCCGCGCCACCCACCCAGAGAACGAGGAGGCGCCCGAAGCGGTCAAGCGGTTTGTGCGCCACGGCGCCTCGCCTCGCGGCGCCCAAGCGATGCTGGCAGCCAGCCGCGCGCGAGCGCTGCTGGCGGGGCGGTTCCACGTGTCGCGTGACGACGTGGCCGAGGTCGCCGTTCCCGCCCTCCGCCACCGCATCATCCTCGGGTTCGAGGGCGAAGCCGACGGCGTGCGCACCGACCGCGTGATCCGCGACGTGCTCGAGGCGCTCGGCTGA
- a CDS encoding tetratricopeptide repeat protein: MTRWRRKPWIAATVLGLLIACTIADAETSSDQQNATEPPAAAAKYHRVLLRRPDPGYLYDRFMGAWLDESSHEELEAFLVERAKASSDAADGLLLAFYYSKQGDDLKAIERFRATLEGSPGSASAWYEKAVLEARTLDFETALSDLDAAGKADPDDELSVKIAKLRGQLLVRERRQEEALQVFNELLAARPDDAELAEDVIELEVDEQLYDEAIAQSQRLIQQTKDPYRRVLRTLRVGDIHQLAGRRDEAMAVYRGVLGDIGMGSWLEREVLAQIERAYRKQDDVASLKDEYEKLLEEHPRRVGVHRGYASVLVDLGDADGAIECFKKVLEITPGDRANQEAFVQLCLRADKTAEARKRLKALVEQHPRDGELWLQLAELRSKTKDPAAAAAAVDEFLAVSDKSEYAHLRAARLLERLELVDGAREKYALLTDTFPDSPTAKESRAAFLYKADDKEQAIELWLAAAEGDDPQQAVRVARALASRQEHEAAHGLLDARREAFASDSLFLGQLIDEKLALEKAAEAVPLALRRVDLAEAPRELEEAISQAARVIARAEVTAATAEDLSANATTPQRVCLLSELHEQTGDVQAADSALEALAAAGDPLAIGQQVRLAQRRRDWDAAAAAVRRLIDLPGGRKSVNVRRLVECYQRAYRHDDALKWIPEWKKLSPGGTSPWLTESRLLLIEGEKDAALEVLREAMREFEGAVEVRDTLARTYESVGKLADAERIYWRAFEDTEDALGKVRVVEQLARLAQQQGKTESFVANLQERRRENRTAIEPLMALAAAHRVAGDYEKRLQVLAEAAKLRPDDLSLLRQIATIQEQEGDWEAARDTLQRAAPLDKTDTVERHLVRLLLRWGNTQEAYARLYRLSGGEDAESKDLEDLADAMMSVGDWDQAARFLEPITERRPNEYRLRYLRAIALEEYAEPLAAAQEFLRLLNTNESEAAKNPPPAAGSMTANSYYDQLKEAAPPGVVELMTAVQSSRMAYQYRQMRGRNRYAGRHTQATVNLPASLENARQHALAHLGSVMRYLEEGEAETIRDEITRMRLPEADALLSIGGETNNQAAMIAGMLERRPERESVMAFALLWGGQNHNIDNDFYRRSRDAFADRWPQLALLAAIKGAMASEEMRGEEDIALAEQLLRSEDEPNAIMLMQVFQAIRNSSGVASVIPERLQELIRRRLVEWYPKVRDSQPYGQHLFSMAAGVLKSSPDPTEFVRLLEEEVVRQKSDGAKHPHAAAMHAHHLQQNFLAPPSFPPVSLQDFPLQVVALLGAQQSNNLFFNADPRDAAAAQWSDEAVDGLLPSVADPTLRVLLANHVGREKVVESEIAALETKEGPTIDDCMIAAGWACQNDELEKALGWLQKARFLPMERAVRNHIDSQLAGVAQRIANEADPDVLSDAEKGGDVPDWLLAGREAAMRLRQVTLQPNQRTQLGTTMELLGLEKEARRLTASAPANAAGSTATRVVLQSSGPTPQSQIDRLLAANKHEAAAKLLAQELRGMISQHGHQPGNRSYFNHVTREFRGRLNKLGLTDEVLAVIDPGDSRNPQRVVEFAEALDALGQSERALELWERALELRPREDTYRVKLMLASTDADRLEEATARFEEFKPGGAEELAAQILASYQNNYRDPFEPRWRRAELGIALFDHESNSPRADLAWAPLLRKNLSNPQHGNNSSMPSLYQRQGSNRHSDTTRENEERRRELHDRLCRKMLAHAALADEGFMGLMASFEASGGDLTDAPEYEQMARDVLMRLEGRPLSSAAFHRHTVHYNQSDLVAMRPPGEHLVWVCWREGDWSALEDEVLPHLRDHGRGDLARRLEAYRGLYEADAEGFAQAAREYLRRVPSGLTRYDVEEQPELLVIEAWRRRDFGGGEGADLDPLVTGWMKQVAQTARSTRMPPFVLDYAEGLIERDGVAAADAWLEHIAELFAGPREKRQDYIAKHFTRNQIQSGTPNMAIHCLGHMISEALKQPRLFAAATRLLNEGRVNGIVQNAEYAIQQGLQKALNDDSIDPVEFFEELGLLSDAPRDPTAGLATERFYNLLRSRLSRQGEREDRLVEALADRQPQTIGVLMLRSLARDADSDLPAKLLQRIGEQLDELRALETSRQTEIAKQIDQITQSTAEAALVKAKNENPAVQEASDWLEERLRQGGLAVWDKLRETKRFQELGVEGHQLDEWMARELTPLVHADPATAAEAFYKVIDLYHDAVASGSTHYYFGGNTELHLLQQLGYRSQNGDRGSLDMVRLHIALAHNKGAERFALSHNTSQRFFQAFRHRFDSAIRENRSSKGDNQPIQDCLRQLDDDLSGDDSPLLLAAMLYVTQRASHQDLESLQELLTNGADEGLANPNLVGYLQTATGLALDNKDRSQSKSLESQKPAPHHERVIEILSDKSLPLSARMTVASGLLHYDNDMMPIETARAVAWLGAEAFGGEIAYSYELERQLAENLETLLAESTEDEAALAFLEAWHQRFVRRPPSSKAQHHLQKPTEAHDASGLVRILAASYLIGDSASAHRLLHKYSAKIANRQETIALVAREGEIKRAAALAQRGWSNLPSTNLSPPCVHYDERIERVMPELIKAIGDRSLAYLIEASIARLPDPKGAEDAVRDERLSAVAERFEQADIKQPQMRRITLLQLAARDAALDQVAEPLREAVEQIDLVKLAELNVSDFDEAALLVARHAHWAARRGDPGPAAELITTLMEADTSRMWRLNNVMHQHGQSTIRLLAHQIRDYDAEACEQLAPLLRSLTTNDEWRNMGGNQSQELTMLTHLKAGLIDEYCDWLAGLEESSVRQFRQRGVYNDMWKSVEETLELKGEPLATRIDRLVDVIRMAHASGWVFASDPSRVSLRFRGGHKNFEPYKAFFSKEELPEAVQGVASRVPADGLTWLAGAAALKRSKQYAEAANAFEASADAAPSGQAVRAYLARLEAVRCYLQPGQTDKARKQIDELGNTPPPSDAAENQYDSLVLRIDKLTAERDNNHDEASDTAVETNASEPAPSTADATTHDEGGETAHDEATHDEATHDEAAHDEADHDDEKPEDTVIENETSEPDAASNQAA, from the coding sequence ATGACACGTTGGCGCCGGAAACCTTGGATTGCCGCGACAGTGCTGGGGCTGCTGATTGCCTGCACGATCGCTGACGCCGAGACCTCGAGTGATCAGCAAAACGCAACCGAGCCCCCCGCCGCGGCGGCCAAGTATCATCGCGTGCTGCTGCGGCGCCCCGATCCGGGGTACCTGTACGACCGGTTCATGGGCGCCTGGCTGGACGAGTCGTCGCACGAAGAGCTCGAAGCGTTCCTCGTCGAGCGGGCCAAGGCGTCGAGCGACGCCGCCGATGGGCTGCTGCTGGCGTTCTACTATTCCAAGCAGGGCGACGACCTGAAGGCGATCGAGCGGTTCCGTGCGACGCTCGAGGGGAGCCCCGGCTCGGCTTCCGCTTGGTACGAAAAGGCGGTGCTCGAGGCCCGCACGCTCGACTTCGAGACCGCGTTGTCCGACCTCGACGCGGCCGGCAAAGCCGACCCCGACGACGAGTTGTCGGTCAAAATCGCCAAACTCCGCGGCCAGTTGCTGGTGCGCGAACGCCGGCAAGAAGAGGCGCTGCAGGTCTTCAACGAGCTGCTGGCGGCTCGGCCCGACGACGCCGAGCTGGCTGAAGACGTGATCGAGCTGGAGGTCGACGAGCAGCTCTACGACGAGGCGATCGCCCAGTCGCAGCGACTCATCCAACAGACCAAAGACCCCTACCGCCGCGTGCTGCGCACGCTGCGTGTGGGCGACATCCACCAGCTGGCCGGCCGCCGCGACGAGGCGATGGCTGTTTACCGCGGCGTGCTGGGCGACATCGGCATGGGGAGCTGGCTGGAACGCGAGGTGCTCGCCCAGATCGAGCGGGCTTATCGCAAACAGGACGATGTCGCGTCGCTCAAAGACGAGTACGAGAAGCTCCTTGAGGAGCACCCACGCCGCGTGGGCGTGCACCGCGGCTACGCGAGCGTGCTGGTCGACTTGGGCGACGCCGACGGCGCCATCGAATGCTTCAAGAAAGTGCTGGAGATCACGCCGGGCGATCGCGCCAACCAAGAAGCTTTCGTGCAACTCTGCCTGCGAGCCGATAAAACAGCCGAGGCCCGCAAGCGGCTCAAGGCGCTCGTCGAGCAGCACCCCCGCGACGGCGAGTTGTGGCTGCAACTGGCCGAGCTGAGATCCAAGACCAAGGACCCCGCGGCGGCGGCCGCAGCGGTCGACGAGTTCCTGGCGGTCTCAGACAAAAGCGAGTACGCCCACCTGCGCGCGGCCCGGCTGCTGGAACGGCTCGAACTGGTCGACGGGGCCCGAGAAAAGTACGCGCTGCTGACCGACACGTTCCCCGATTCGCCAACCGCCAAGGAGTCGCGGGCGGCGTTCCTCTACAAAGCGGACGACAAGGAGCAGGCGATCGAGCTCTGGCTCGCCGCCGCTGAGGGCGACGACCCGCAGCAGGCGGTGCGGGTCGCCCGAGCTTTGGCGTCTCGGCAAGAGCACGAGGCGGCCCACGGGCTGCTCGACGCGCGCCGCGAAGCGTTCGCTTCCGACAGCCTGTTTCTGGGCCAGTTGATCGACGAGAAGCTAGCGCTCGAAAAGGCGGCCGAAGCCGTGCCGCTGGCGTTGCGACGCGTCGACCTTGCCGAGGCTCCGCGCGAATTGGAGGAGGCTATCTCGCAAGCGGCGCGGGTGATCGCCCGGGCGGAGGTGACCGCCGCGACCGCCGAGGACCTCTCGGCCAACGCCACGACGCCGCAACGCGTTTGCTTGCTCTCCGAGCTGCACGAGCAAACGGGCGACGTGCAAGCGGCCGACTCCGCCCTCGAAGCGCTGGCCGCCGCGGGCGACCCGCTCGCGATCGGCCAGCAGGTGCGGCTCGCCCAGCGACGCCGCGACTGGGACGCCGCGGCCGCCGCCGTGCGACGGTTGATCGACCTGCCCGGCGGCCGCAAGAGTGTGAACGTCCGCCGGTTGGTCGAATGCTACCAGCGGGCCTACCGGCACGACGATGCCCTCAAATGGATCCCCGAGTGGAAGAAGCTCTCGCCCGGCGGCACGTCTCCGTGGCTCACCGAGTCGCGTCTCTTGTTGATCGAGGGCGAGAAGGATGCGGCGCTCGAGGTGCTGCGCGAGGCGATGCGAGAATTCGAGGGCGCCGTTGAGGTACGCGACACCCTTGCTCGCACCTACGAGTCGGTCGGCAAGCTCGCCGATGCGGAGCGGATCTACTGGCGCGCGTTCGAAGACACCGAAGACGCCCTGGGCAAAGTGCGTGTGGTCGAACAGCTCGCCCGGCTCGCCCAGCAGCAAGGAAAGACCGAGAGCTTCGTGGCCAACCTTCAGGAGCGGCGCCGCGAGAACCGCACGGCGATCGAGCCACTGATGGCGCTCGCCGCGGCGCACCGCGTTGCGGGCGACTACGAGAAGCGGCTGCAGGTGCTGGCCGAGGCTGCCAAGTTGCGTCCGGACGACCTCTCCTTGCTCAGGCAGATCGCGACGATCCAAGAGCAAGAAGGCGACTGGGAGGCGGCCCGCGACACGCTGCAACGCGCCGCCCCGCTCGACAAGACCGACACCGTCGAACGCCACCTGGTACGGCTGCTGCTCCGCTGGGGCAACACCCAAGAAGCCTACGCCAGGCTTTACCGTCTCTCGGGCGGCGAAGACGCCGAATCCAAGGACCTCGAAGACCTCGCCGACGCGATGATGAGCGTGGGCGACTGGGATCAGGCCGCCCGGTTCCTCGAGCCGATCACCGAGCGTCGGCCAAACGAATACCGACTGCGGTACCTGCGGGCGATCGCCCTGGAGGAGTACGCCGAGCCGCTCGCCGCCGCCCAGGAGTTTCTCCGGCTGCTGAACACAAACGAGAGCGAGGCCGCCAAGAACCCACCGCCTGCCGCAGGTTCCATGACCGCCAACAGCTACTACGACCAGCTCAAAGAGGCTGCGCCTCCCGGCGTCGTGGAGCTGATGACCGCTGTGCAGAGCAGCCGCATGGCGTATCAGTACCGGCAAATGCGTGGGCGGAATCGTTACGCCGGAAGACACACCCAAGCCACCGTGAACCTGCCTGCTTCGCTCGAGAACGCACGCCAGCACGCGTTGGCGCACCTCGGCTCGGTGATGCGTTACCTGGAGGAGGGCGAGGCCGAAACGATCCGCGACGAGATCACTCGGATGCGTCTTCCGGAAGCGGATGCGCTGCTGTCGATCGGCGGCGAGACGAACAACCAGGCGGCGATGATTGCCGGCATGCTCGAGCGGCGCCCGGAGCGTGAGAGCGTGATGGCCTTCGCACTGCTCTGGGGCGGCCAAAACCACAACATTGACAACGATTTCTACCGCCGCTCTCGCGACGCCTTCGCCGATCGCTGGCCGCAGCTGGCTTTGCTCGCGGCGATCAAGGGGGCGATGGCTTCCGAGGAGATGCGGGGCGAGGAAGACATCGCGCTGGCCGAGCAACTGCTGCGAAGCGAAGACGAGCCGAACGCGATCATGCTGATGCAGGTTTTCCAGGCGATACGCAACTCAAGCGGCGTGGCGAGCGTCATCCCCGAGCGACTCCAAGAACTGATCCGCCGACGGCTTGTCGAGTGGTACCCCAAGGTGCGTGACTCGCAACCTTACGGCCAACACCTTTTCTCCATGGCGGCGGGGGTGCTGAAGTCGAGCCCCGACCCCACCGAATTCGTCCGCCTGCTCGAAGAGGAGGTCGTCCGACAGAAGAGCGACGGCGCCAAACATCCCCATGCGGCCGCGATGCACGCCCACCATCTCCAGCAAAACTTCCTCGCGCCGCCGAGTTTCCCTCCGGTGAGTTTGCAGGATTTCCCGTTGCAGGTGGTCGCCCTGCTCGGCGCTCAGCAGAGCAACAACCTGTTTTTCAACGCCGATCCCCGAGACGCAGCAGCCGCCCAATGGAGCGACGAGGCCGTCGATGGCCTGCTCCCCAGCGTGGCCGACCCGACCCTGCGAGTTCTGCTGGCGAACCACGTGGGCAGAGAGAAAGTCGTGGAAAGCGAGATCGCCGCGCTTGAGACCAAAGAGGGCCCTACGATCGACGATTGCATGATCGCCGCCGGCTGGGCCTGCCAGAACGACGAATTGGAGAAGGCGCTCGGTTGGTTGCAGAAGGCCCGCTTCTTGCCGATGGAGCGCGCGGTCCGGAACCACATCGACAGTCAGCTGGCTGGCGTCGCACAGCGGATCGCCAACGAGGCGGACCCCGACGTTCTCTCCGATGCCGAGAAGGGCGGCGACGTCCCGGACTGGCTGCTCGCCGGCCGCGAGGCGGCGATGCGTCTGCGGCAAGTGACCCTACAACCCAATCAGCGGACGCAACTCGGCACGACGATGGAGCTGCTCGGGCTCGAGAAGGAAGCGCGCCGGTTGACCGCCTCGGCGCCGGCAAACGCTGCAGGGTCCACAGCGACCCGTGTCGTGCTTCAATCGAGCGGGCCCACGCCCCAAAGCCAGATCGATCGCCTGCTCGCCGCCAACAAGCATGAGGCGGCGGCCAAGCTGCTCGCTCAAGAATTGCGCGGCATGATTTCTCAACACGGCCACCAGCCGGGCAATCGAAGCTATTTCAACCACGTCACGCGAGAATTCCGGGGACGGCTCAATAAGCTGGGCCTGACCGACGAAGTGCTCGCCGTGATCGATCCGGGCGATTCGCGGAACCCGCAGCGTGTGGTGGAGTTCGCCGAGGCGCTCGACGCGCTCGGCCAGAGCGAGAGGGCGCTCGAGCTGTGGGAACGTGCTCTGGAACTGCGGCCGCGAGAAGACACCTACCGCGTCAAGCTCATGCTCGCCAGCACCGACGCCGATCGCCTCGAAGAGGCGACAGCGCGTTTCGAGGAGTTCAAACCGGGGGGCGCCGAGGAACTTGCCGCGCAAATCCTCGCGTCCTACCAGAACAACTACCGAGACCCGTTCGAACCACGCTGGCGTCGCGCTGAGCTAGGGATCGCGTTGTTCGACCACGAATCGAACAGCCCTAGGGCCGACCTCGCCTGGGCGCCGCTGCTCCGCAAGAACCTGTCGAACCCGCAGCACGGCAACAACTCCTCGATGCCTTCGCTGTACCAGCGGCAAGGAAGCAACCGGCATTCGGACACGACGCGAGAGAACGAAGAGCGCCGCCGCGAATTGCACGACCGACTCTGCCGCAAGATGCTCGCGCACGCCGCCCTGGCCGACGAAGGTTTCATGGGCCTGATGGCCTCTTTCGAGGCGTCGGGCGGAGACCTCACCGACGCCCCCGAGTACGAGCAAATGGCGCGCGACGTGCTGATGAGATTAGAGGGCCGGCCCCTCTCGTCCGCAGCATTCCATCGGCACACGGTCCATTACAACCAGAGCGATTTGGTTGCGATGCGGCCGCCCGGGGAACATCTGGTTTGGGTCTGCTGGCGCGAAGGCGACTGGTCCGCGTTGGAGGACGAGGTGCTGCCCCACTTGCGTGACCACGGCCGCGGCGACCTCGCCCGGCGCCTGGAGGCGTACCGCGGGCTCTACGAGGCCGACGCGGAGGGCTTCGCCCAGGCGGCCCGTGAGTACCTGCGCCGCGTCCCCTCGGGTCTCACCCGCTACGACGTGGAGGAGCAGCCCGAGTTGCTCGTGATCGAGGCTTGGCGACGGCGCGACTTCGGCGGCGGTGAGGGCGCCGACCTCGACCCACTCGTCACGGGGTGGATGAAGCAAGTCGCCCAAACGGCGCGCAGCACGCGTATGCCTCCCTTCGTACTCGACTACGCCGAGGGATTGATCGAGCGCGATGGCGTTGCGGCGGCCGACGCTTGGCTTGAGCACATCGCCGAGCTGTTCGCTGGCCCCCGTGAGAAACGCCAAGACTACATCGCCAAGCACTTCACGCGTAATCAGATACAGTCCGGCACGCCAAACATGGCGATCCACTGTTTGGGTCACATGATCAGCGAGGCCCTCAAGCAACCCCGGCTGTTCGCCGCCGCGACGCGTTTGCTGAACGAGGGGCGTGTCAATGGGATCGTGCAGAACGCCGAGTACGCGATCCAACAAGGCTTGCAAAAAGCGCTCAACGACGACTCGATCGATCCGGTTGAGTTCTTCGAGGAGCTGGGCCTGCTGAGCGATGCCCCGCGCGACCCCACAGCGGGACTGGCGACCGAACGTTTCTACAACCTCCTCCGCTCGCGCCTCAGCCGGCAGGGAGAACGCGAGGATCGACTGGTCGAGGCTCTTGCCGATCGCCAGCCGCAGACAATCGGCGTGCTGATGCTCCGCTCGCTCGCACGCGACGCCGACAGCGACCTCCCCGCCAAGCTGCTCCAGCGCATCGGCGAGCAGCTCGATGAGCTTCGGGCGTTGGAGACCAGCCGCCAAACCGAGATCGCAAAACAGATCGACCAGATCACCCAGAGCACGGCCGAGGCGGCTCTCGTCAAGGCGAAGAACGAGAACCCCGCCGTCCAAGAGGCGAGCGATTGGCTCGAAGAACGGTTGCGTCAGGGTGGGCTCGCGGTTTGGGACAAGCTCCGCGAGACCAAGCGTTTCCAAGAGCTCGGCGTCGAGGGGCACCAACTGGACGAGTGGATGGCGCGGGAGCTGACGCCGCTCGTCCACGCCGATCCTGCCACCGCGGCCGAGGCGTTCTACAAGGTCATCGATCTCTACCACGACGCGGTCGCTAGCGGGTCGACCCATTATTACTTTGGCGGAAATACCGAGTTGCATCTGCTCCAGCAACTAGGTTACCGATCGCAAAACGGCGACCGCGGCTCGCTCGACATGGTGCGGCTTCACATCGCCTTGGCGCACAACAAGGGCGCCGAACGTTTCGCTCTTTCGCACAACACGTCTCAACGGTTTTTCCAAGCGTTCCGCCACAGGTTCGACTCGGCGATCCGTGAGAATCGGTCGAGCAAAGGCGATAACCAGCCGATCCAAGACTGCCTGCGGCAACTGGACGACGATCTGTCGGGGGACGATTCACCGTTGCTCCTTGCCGCCATGCTTTATGTGACACAGCGTGCGAGCCACCAAGACCTCGAGTCGCTCCAAGAGCTTCTCACGAACGGCGCCGACGAGGGGTTGGCCAATCCCAATTTGGTCGGCTATTTGCAAACGGCGACAGGATTGGCTCTCGACAATAAGGACCGCTCGCAGAGCAAATCCTTGGAGTCCCAGAAGCCGGCGCCTCACCACGAGCGGGTGATCGAGATTCTTTCCGACAAATCACTGCCACTCTCGGCGCGGATGACAGTCGCCTCGGGCCTGCTGCATTACGACAACGATATGATGCCGATCGAAACGGCTCGCGCCGTGGCGTGGCTCGGCGCCGAGGCGTTCGGTGGCGAGATCGCTTACAGCTACGAGTTGGAGAGACAGCTCGCTGAGAATCTCGAGACGCTGCTGGCGGAATCCACCGAAGACGAGGCCGCACTCGCGTTCCTCGAAGCTTGGCACCAGCGTTTCGTCCGGCGCCCGCCAAGCTCGAAAGCCCAGCATCACCTCCAGAAACCGACCGAGGCTCACGACGCCTCGGGGCTGGTGCGGATCCTGGCCGCGAGTTACCTGATTGGAGACAGCGCTTCGGCCCATCGCCTGCTGCACAAGTACTCGGCCAAGATCGCCAACCGTCAAGAAACAATCGCCCTGGTCGCCCGCGAGGGGGAGATCAAACGCGCCGCGGCGTTAGCCCAGCGCGGCTGGAGCAACCTGCCCAGCACCAACCTGAGTCCCCCCTGCGTTCATTACGACGAGCGGATCGAACGCGTGATGCCCGAGCTCATCAAGGCGATCGGCGACCGTTCGCTCGCCTACTTGATCGAGGCCTCCATCGCCCGGCTCCCCGATCCGAAGGGCGCCGAGGACGCGGTCCGCGACGAGCGGCTGTCCGCCGTCGCCGAGCGTTTCGAACAGGCCGATATCAAGCAGCCACAGATGCGCCGGATCACGCTGCTGCAGTTAGCGGCCCGCGACGCGGCGCTCGACCAAGTGGCCGAGCCGTTGCGCGAAGCGGTCGAGCAGATCGACCTCGTCAAACTGGCCGAGCTGAACGTCTCCGACTTTGATGAGGCGGCGCTGCTGGTCGCCAGGCACGCCCACTGGGCGGCGCGTCGCGGCGACCCCGGCCCCGCCGCCGAGCTGATCACCACATTGATGGAGGCCGACACCAGCCGCATGTGGCGTCTGAACAACGTGATGCACCAGCACGGACAAAGCACGATTCGTCTGTTGGCCCATCAAATACGAGACTACGACGCCGAGGCGTGCGAACAGTTGGCCCCGTTGCTCCGCTCGCTCACCACCAACGACGAGTGGCGCAACATGGGGGGCAACCAGAGCCAGGAGCTCACGATGCTCACTCACCTGAAGGCGGGTCTGATCGACGAGTATTGTGATTGGCTCGCGGGGCTCGAAGAATCATCCGTCAGGCAATTCAGACAACGCGGCGTGTACAACGACATGTGGAAGTCGGTCGAGGAGACGCTCGAACTCAAGGGCGAGCCGCTAGCGACTCGCATCGATCGCCTAGTCGACGTGATCCGTATGGCCCACGCCAGCGGCTGGGTGTTCGCCAGCGATCCATCACGCGTGAGCCTGCGTTTCCGCGGAGGCCACAAGAACTTCGAGCCGTACAAGGCGTTCTTCTCGAAGGAAGAGCTTCCCGAGGCGGTTCAAGGCGTCGCCAGCCGTGTCCCGGCAGACGGCTTGACTTGGTTGGCCGGCGCCGCGGCGCTCAAACGGTCCAAGCAGTACGCCGAGGCCGCCAACGCGTTCGAGGCGTCGGCAGACGCCGCGCCGAGCGGCCAGGCGGTGCGTGCTTATCTTGCCCGCCTTGAGGCCGTACGCTGCTATCTCCAACCGGGCCAAACCGATAAGGCTCGTAAGCAGATCGATGAGCTGGGCAACACGCCGCCGCCATCGGATGCGGCTGAAAACCAGTATGATTCCCTCGTCCTGCGGATCGACAAGCTCACCGCCGAGCGAGACAACAATCACGACGAAGCATCCGACACGGCGGTTGAGACGAACGCTTCCGAACCGGCCCCCTCCACGGCTGACGCCACAACCCATGATGAGGGCGGAGAGACTGCCCACGACGAGGCTACTCACGACGAGGCTACTCACGACGAGGCTGCTCACGATGAGGCTGATCACGACGATGAGAAACCCGAAGATACCGTCATCGAAAACGAAACGTCGGAGCCAGACGCCGCGTCCAACCAAGCGGCGTAG
- a CDS encoding GNAT family N-acetyltransferase, whose amino-acid sequence MIRPYQEDDLPRLLAVWEEATVLAHPFMDEAFRSEAKRQIAEVFMPITENWVWDAPDRPVAGFVAMLGDEVGGLFVAPELQRQGAGRALLDHVAEPRDALELDVFAVNAVGRAFYQKYGFRLTEEKVHDETGQQVLRLRWTHSPRA is encoded by the coding sequence ATGATCCGCCCCTACCAAGAGGACGACCTCCCGCGTCTGCTCGCTGTTTGGGAGGAGGCCACGGTCCTCGCCCACCCGTTTATGGACGAGGCGTTCCGCTCCGAGGCGAAACGCCAGATCGCCGAGGTCTTTATGCCAATCACCGAGAACTGGGTGTGGGACGCCCCCGACCGACCGGTGGCCGGGTTCGTCGCGATGCTGGGCGACGAGGTGGGGGGCCTGTTCGTCGCCCCCGAGCTTCAGCGCCAAGGCGCCGGCCGAGCGCTGCTGGATCACGTCGCCGAGCCGCGTGACGCGCTCGAGCTTGATGTCTTCGCAGTGAACGCCGTCGGAAGGGCGTTCTACCAGAAGTACGGGTTCCGTTTGACCGAAGAGAAAGTCCACGATGAAACGGGCCAGCAGGTGCTGCGTCTTCGCTGGACGCATTCACCGCGGGCTTAG